From one Eucalyptus grandis isolate ANBG69807.140 chromosome 9, ASM1654582v1, whole genome shotgun sequence genomic stretch:
- the LOC104419216 gene encoding ribosomal RNA-processing protein 8, which yields METQRSRNRKGAKRRRAQGNEQNRDAKKSKSEPPGSSFLEKMKARLSGGHFRMINEKLYTCTGEEALDYFKEDPSLFNVVRCSSFQ from the exons ATGGAGACACAACGGAGCAGAAACCGTAAGGGCGCCAAGCGTCGCAGAGCTCAAGGCAACGAGCAAAACCGCGATGCTAAGAAGAGCAAATCGGAGCCTCCCGGTTCCAGCTTCCTCGAAAAG ATGAAAGCGAGGTTATCCGGTGGGCATTTTAGGATGATCAACGAGAAGCTATACACCTGCAC CGGAGAAGAAGCACTTGATTATTTTAAGGAGGACCCATCTCTTTTTAATGTGGTAAGATGCTCTTCTTTTCAATGA
- the LOC104419217 gene encoding fatty-acid-binding protein 1, whose product MASTAGSKVESKNDVASGDGVEVPGAKREEKVGVEVEPRTGVSFPVRLEDGKQLNSVGLRKKSMLGVGLKIYGFGIYADNEKLRDLLKSEFREAPATPTKEMYQKVIDSDVGMTVRMVIVFSGLTMSMIRKNVGESLGGAIKKLTGGNKHEDLTNKVLDESSDDIKLTSGSVMEISRLPGYTYQIKVTDKVVSKIQSELLCRAHIYTYLGDNTFDMEAREKFGMSMLKLF is encoded by the exons ATGGCATCCACGGCGGGGTCTAAGGTCGAGTCGAAGAATGATGTAGCGAGCGGGGACGGAGTGGAGGTTCCCGGGgcgaagagagaggagaaggtgGGAGTTGAAGTGGAGCCAAGGACTGGGGTCTCCTTCCCAGTTAGACTGGAGGATGGGAAGCAATTGAACTCCGTAGGTTTGAGGAAGAAGTCCATGCTCGGGGTGGGACTGAAGATCTATGGCTTTG GTATATATGCAGATAATGAGAAGCTGAGAGATTTGCTGAAGTCCGAGTTCAGGGAGGCCCCGGCAACGCCAACAAAGGAAATGTACCAGAAGGTAATAGACAGTGATGTGGGAATGACGGTGAGAATGGTGATAGTATTTTCTGGCCTCACCATGAGCATGATAAGAAAAAACGTCGGCGAAAGCCTTGGAGGAGCCATTAAGAAGCTCACCGGTGGGAATAAGCATGAGGATCTCACAAACAA GGTCCTGGATGAATCATCTGATGATATCAAGCTAACATCTGGTTCTGTAATGGAGATTTCTCGCCTTCCAGGATATACTTACCAAATTAAAG TGACGGATAAGGTGGTGAGCAAGATACAGAGCGAACTTCTATGCAGGGCCCACATCTATACGTATCTCGGAGACAACACATTCGACATGGAAGCCAGAGAAAAGTTTGGGATGTCCATGCTCAAGCTTTTCTAG
- the LOC104419218 gene encoding putative glucose-6-phosphate 1-epimerase yields the protein MPLNMVHASDGWPRVHLTGPSGSSAEVLLYGGQVVSWKNERREELLFMSSKAIFKPPKAIRGGIPVCFPQFGNLGSLEQHGFARNRVWSVDSDPSPLPPADSQSVDLILKSTEEDLKTWPRSFELRLRVSLGAGKLTLIPRVRNTDSKAFSFTFALTNNLSVSDISEVRVEGLETLDYFDNLMRRERFTEQADAITFDGEIDRVYLSTPTKIAIIDHEKKRTLVLRKDGMPDAVVSNPWDKKAKALSDMGDEEYKTMLSVDSAAIETPIVLKPFEEWRGRQELSTVSSSYYSGQLDPRNVLRGFH from the exons ATGCCCTTGAATATGGTTCACGCTTCTGATGGATGGCCCCGTGTTCACTTGACTGGGCCATCTGGTTCATCTGCTGAG GTGCTTCTCTACGGGGGGCAGGTTGTTTCTTGGAAGAATGAACGAAGAGAGGAGCTCCTCTTTATGAGCAGTAAG GCCATCTTTAAGCCACCTAAAGCAATTAGGGGAGGTATACCTGTTTGCTTTCCTCAG TTTGGAAATCTTGGTTCTCTGGAGCAACATGGATTTGCAAGGAATAGAGTGTGGTCTGTCGATAGCGATCCTTCACCTCTACCTCCAGCTGACAGCCAGTCAGTGGATCTGATACTTAAGTCTACAGAAGAGGACCTCAAAACATGGCCGCGTAG CTTTGAGCTCCGACTTCGCGTTTCTCTGGGTGCTGGAAAGCTCACTTTGATCCCCCGTGTAAGAAATACTGACAGCAAGGCCTTCTCGTTTACGTTTGCGCTCACAAACAACCTCTCTGTCTCGGACATCAG TGAAGTGCGCGTCGAAGGCTTAGAGACGCTTGATTACTTTGATAATTTGATGCGAAGAGAAAGGTTCACAGAGCAGGCTGATGCAATCACATTCGACGGCGAG ATTGACAGAGTTTATTTGAGCACCCCAACAAAGATTGCTATCATAGACCACGAGAAGAAGAGAACCTTGGTGCTCCGGAAGGATGGCATGCCAGATGCAG TGGTATCGAATCCTTGGGACAAAAAGGCAAAGGCACTTTCTGACATGGGTGATGAGGAGTACAAAACTATGCTGAGTGTGGATTCTGCTGCTATTGAAACACCGATAGTTTTGAAACCCTTTGAAGAGTGGAGAGGCCGTCAAGAACTTTCTACTGTTTCATCAAGTTATTACAGTGGGCAATTAGACCCTCGAAATGTTCTTCGTGGCTTTCACTGA
- the LOC104419219 gene encoding altered inheritance of mitochondria protein 32 has protein sequence MHLHSLPSRSLIFAAEGHRHLHLHRTSLLLPAAAPRRPPPPLPPPPDAAVSVRSPIHGRRRRQPRDDLRRRRGKFGFQRPEMYKGTLANTVDPPYDRHVFLCFKGPESWTPKVEDADTEMLPKLLGSALKARKSDIPVKTRLTMCGGCSGIDCSDGDVLIFPEMIKYKGLTESGVDSFVEDVLVNGKPWASGVPETLTGSHIFVCAHGSRDRRCGVCGPPLMEKLNEEIESRQLKDQVFVSPCSHIGGHKYAGNLIVFSPDSEGTITGHWYGYVTPDDVPEILEQHIGQGKVIERLWRGQMGASAGEGQKADEQKLPNGTDHKESRKHEESIVEEKKEPASGCCQGVNGFSCCRDGNLDQSSTSEEEKQEKKFSFLVGKWEQSEVLTAAAIVGAVATVAVAYSFYRRSC, from the exons atgcatttgcatTCTCTACCCAGTCGCTCTCTCATCTTCGCAGCCGAAGGTCATCgtcatctccatctccatcgcacctccctcctcctccccgccgccgccccccgccgcccgccgccgcctcttcctcctcctccggacGCCGCCGTCTCCGTCCGCAGCCCGATCcatggccgccgccgccgacaaCCCCGCGACGATCTCCGCCGACGACGAGGGAAGTTCGGCTTCCAGCGGCCGGAGATGTACAAGGGCACGCTCGCCAACACCGTCGACCCACCCTACGACCGCCACGTGTTCCTCTGCTTCAAGGGCCCCGAGTCGTGGACCCCGAAGGTCGAGGACGCCGACACGGAGATGCTCCCCAAGCTGCTCGGGTCTGCTCTCAAGGCCCGCAAGAGCGACATCCCCGTCAAG ACGAGGCTGACTATGTGTGGAGGATGCAGTGGGATCGACTGTTCGGACGGGGATGTGTTGATTTTCCCTGAAATGATCAAATACAA GGGTCTGACTGAATCAGGCGTGGATAGCTTTGTCGAGGATGTGCTTGTGAATGGAAAACCTTGGGCTTCTGGTGTGCCGGAGACACTGACCGGTTCCCATATATTTGTCTGTGCTCATGGCAGTCGAGACCGGAGATGCGGTGTTTGTGGACCTCCTCTCATGGAAAAACTAAATGAGGAGATTGAGTCGCGTCAACTGAAGGACCAGGTGTTTGTTAGCCCATGCTCTCACATTGGTGGCCACAAATATGCTGGGAATTTGATAGTCTTCTCTCCAGATTCTGAGGGAACAATCACGGGTCATTG GTATGGCTATGTAACCCCCGATGATGTGCCTGAAATTCTCGAGCAGCATATTGGGCAAGGAAAAGTGATAGAGAGGCTTTGGAG GGGCCAAATGGGAGCATCTGCTGGTGAAGGTCAAAAGGCTGACGAACAGAAACTTCCAAATGGAACAGATCACAAGGAAAGCAGAAAGCATGAAGAGAGCATTGTGGAGGAGAAAAAGGAACCTGCATCTGGATGTTGCCAGGGAGTCAATGGCTTTTCTTGTTGCAGAGATGGAAACTTGGATCAGAGTAgcacaagtgaggaagagaagcagGAGAAGAAGTTTTCCTTCTTGGTGGGAAAGTGGGAACAAAGTGAAGTTCTCACCGCTGCAGCTATCGTAGGAGCTGTGGCGACTGTTGCAGTGGCCTACAGCTTCTATAGGAGGTCTTGCTAA